In a genomic window of Sarcophilus harrisii chromosome 4, mSarHar1.11, whole genome shotgun sequence:
- the PNISR gene encoding arginine/serine-rich protein PNISR isoform X4: MWDQGGQPWQQWPLNQQQWMQSFQHQQDPSQIDWAALAQAWIAQREASGQQSVVEQPPGIMPNGQDMSGIESGPNNHGNFQGDTNFNRMWQPG, encoded by the exons atgtGGGACCAAGGAGGACAACCTTGGCAACAGTGGCCTTTGAATCAACAACAGTGGATGCAGTCATTTCAGCACCAGCAGGATCCAA GTCAGATTGATTGGGCTGCATTAGCTCAAGCATGGATTGCTCAGCGAGAAGCCTCAGGACAGCAAAGTGTGGTGGAGCAGCCTCCAGGAATAATGCCAAATGGACAAGACATGTCAGGAATAGAGTCTGGTCCAAACAACCATGGGAATTTTCAAGGGGATACAAATTTTAACCGAATGTGGCAACCAG GCTGA
- the PNISR gene encoding arginine/serine-rich protein PNISR isoform X3, translating into MWDQGGQPWQQWPLNQQQWMQSFQHQQDPSQIDWAALAQAWIAQREASGQQSVVEQPPGIMPNGQDMSGIESGPNNHGNFQGDTNFNRMWQPGNCVPQFFHK; encoded by the exons atgtGGGACCAAGGAGGACAACCTTGGCAACAGTGGCCTTTGAATCAACAACAGTGGATGCAGTCATTTCAGCACCAGCAGGATCCAA GTCAGATTGATTGGGCTGCATTAGCTCAAGCATGGATTGCTCAGCGAGAAGCCTCAGGACAGCAAAGTGTGGTGGAGCAGCCTCCAGGAATAATGCCAAATGGACAAGACATGTCAGGAATAGAGTCTGGTCCAAACAACCATGGGAATTTTCAAGGGGATACAAATTTTAACCGAATGTGGCAACCAG GTAACTGTGTGCCTCAATTTTTCCATAAGTAA
- the PNISR gene encoding arginine/serine-rich protein PNISR isoform X2, producing the protein MWDQGGQPWQQWPLNQQQWMQSFQHQQDPSQIDWAALAQAWIAQREASGQQSVVEQPPGIMPNGQDMSGIESGPNNHGNFQGDTNFNRMWQPEWGMHHQPPHPPPDQPWMPPTPGPMDIVPPSEDSNSQDSGEFAPDNRHIFNQNNHNFGGPPDNFAVGPVNQFDYQMQ; encoded by the exons atgtGGGACCAAGGAGGACAACCTTGGCAACAGTGGCCTTTGAATCAACAACAGTGGATGCAGTCATTTCAGCACCAGCAGGATCCAA GTCAGATTGATTGGGCTGCATTAGCTCAAGCATGGATTGCTCAGCGAGAAGCCTCAGGACAGCAAAGTGTGGTGGAGCAGCCTCCAGGAATAATGCCAAATGGACAAGACATGTCAGGAATAGAGTCTGGTCCAAACAACCATGGGAATTTTCAAGGGGATACAAATTTTAACCGAATGTGGCAACCAG AATGGGGAATGCATCACCAACCCCCACACCCCCCTCCAGATCAGCCATGGATGCCACCAACACCAGGCCCAATGGACATTGTTCCTCCTTCTGAAGACAGCAACAGTCAGGACAGTGGGGAATTTGCCCCCGACAACAGGCATATATTTAACCAGAACAATCACAACTTTGGTGGACCACCCGATAATTTTGCAGTGGGGCCAGTGAACCAGTTTGACTATCAG ATGCAGTAA